A genomic window from Aestuariirhabdus litorea includes:
- a CDS encoding FHA domain-containing protein, with protein sequence MATLAQLIDDVVVNRVEIDQPLTTLGRHPDNDIEISEATVSSRHARLLREPNAAINTVMDVYIEDLGSTNGTFVNNQRVDGRCKLHNNDLIRIAWNHFKFIDDAESTLEQTVFSIDTE encoded by the coding sequence ATGGCAACACTGGCCCAGCTGATCGATGACGTTGTCGTTAACCGCGTCGAGATCGACCAACCCCTGACCACCCTCGGGCGCCACCCGGACAACGATATCGAGATCAGCGAAGCAACCGTCAGCAGCCGCCACGCGAGGCTGCTGCGCGAGCCCAACGCCGCCATCAACACGGTGATGGATGTCTATATCGAGGATCTGGGCAGCACCAACGGCACCTTCGTCAATAACCAGCGGGTCGATGGCCGTTGCAAGCTGCACAACAACGACCTGATCCGTATTGCCTGGAACCACTTCAAGTTTATCGACGATGCCGAAAGCACCCTCGAGCAGACGGTCTTCAGCATCGACACCGAGTAA
- a CDS encoding serine/threonine-protein kinase codes for MKTLITHWLLALFSTRFLVCLLAGAVASSLLPLERMNQQWLEWSSALFPAAETPTRHPLLWVTPHKAERDRLQAHPLLASDSFALLQQHIERGGRAALLLPAPPLFAPDLLQSLGAGAPLMARLQQIQSWQKASQLIIGTPPEGLPAAPPQATAVAPTPSPDEPLMARLSRLLSTPLPPLRLDNSRPSHLRIWPTAAPGDYGYPLLYQNQGHDYPSVLLVLARGLNLDPLQGLSATSLFPPGAGDGRIFPRQALPFTGTDLEQAALAATPRTLLIIDATESAEGEALARALLSLQQQHYLRSAPWGAGVSAGVLVLILAYLLLLMPLLSPAKGALASLLLGTLLAGSQLALQPLYGFWIPIAEPLLLLLGGSALMMIQLRYQQDYQRLQARHEHNSLQLGSTLYHQGKLEEAATAIAGCRTNDELLGLTYDIALQQEKTRDLLGALGNYRRIQQHRRQFKDVGQRIDQLSGKLGETQVEIPLATTQTLMLPEQSGRTPHLGRYEVIREIGRGAMGVVYLGRDPRIARTVAIKTLTYDQFESSRIKEMKSRFFREAEAAGRLNHPSIVTIFDMGEEQNLAFIAMDYAKGEPLNRHCKGGSLLPVRTVYRIVAEVADALSYAHRHQIVHRDIKPGNIMFDADSGEVKVTDFGIARISDDSQTKTGSILGSPLYMSPEQIKGAKVSGTADIYSLGVTFYQLLTGEVPFNGDNLVNLTHQIINSKYKSVRSHRSDLPASATRIVNKALQKEAGKRYQDAAEMAEALRKSLTKEFVREPA; via the coding sequence GTGAAAACGCTGATAACCCATTGGCTGCTGGCCCTTTTTAGCACCCGTTTTCTGGTCTGCCTGCTGGCCGGCGCCGTGGCCAGCTCCCTGCTCCCGCTGGAGCGGATGAACCAGCAATGGCTCGAATGGAGCAGCGCCCTGTTCCCGGCCGCCGAGACCCCAACCCGCCACCCCTTGTTGTGGGTAACCCCGCACAAGGCCGAGCGCGATCGTCTGCAGGCGCATCCGCTTCTGGCCAGCGACAGCTTCGCCCTGTTGCAACAGCATATAGAGCGCGGAGGGCGAGCCGCTTTGCTGCTTCCCGCCCCCCCCCTGTTCGCTCCCGATCTTCTGCAGTCGCTGGGAGCCGGGGCGCCACTGATGGCGCGCCTACAGCAGATCCAGAGCTGGCAAAAAGCCTCGCAGCTGATCATCGGCACCCCCCCCGAAGGCCTCCCCGCCGCTCCGCCTCAGGCAACAGCCGTCGCCCCCACCCCATCCCCGGATGAACCGCTTATGGCGCGGCTTAGCCGCCTCCTGTCCACACCCCTGCCCCCGCTCAGACTCGACAACAGTCGGCCCTCGCACCTGAGGATCTGGCCTACGGCAGCGCCAGGGGATTACGGCTACCCACTGCTCTACCAGAACCAGGGACACGACTACCCCAGTGTGCTGCTGGTGCTGGCCAGGGGACTTAACCTGGACCCCTTGCAGGGGCTTTCCGCTACCAGCCTGTTCCCCCCTGGCGCGGGCGATGGACGTATCTTTCCACGTCAGGCCCTCCCCTTTACGGGTACCGACCTGGAGCAGGCCGCGCTTGCGGCCACCCCCCGCACACTGCTGATCATTGATGCCACCGAATCCGCTGAGGGGGAGGCGCTGGCCCGCGCGCTACTCTCACTCCAGCAGCAGCACTACCTGCGCAGCGCCCCCTGGGGAGCGGGAGTATCGGCCGGGGTGTTAGTGTTAATTCTCGCCTACCTGCTACTGCTGATGCCCCTGCTGTCCCCGGCGAAAGGCGCCCTGGCCAGCCTGCTGCTGGGCACACTGCTGGCTGGCAGCCAACTGGCACTGCAACCACTCTACGGATTCTGGATTCCCATCGCCGAGCCCCTGCTGCTGCTGCTGGGCGGGTCGGCATTGATGATGATTCAGCTGCGCTACCAGCAGGATTACCAGCGGTTGCAGGCGCGCCATGAACACAACAGCCTGCAGCTCGGCAGCACCCTCTACCACCAGGGAAAGCTGGAGGAGGCCGCCACCGCGATCGCGGGCTGCCGTACCAACGACGAACTGCTGGGACTCACCTACGACATCGCCCTGCAGCAGGAGAAAACCCGCGACCTGTTGGGTGCCCTCGGCAACTACCGCCGCATCCAGCAGCACAGGCGCCAGTTCAAGGATGTCGGCCAGCGCATCGACCAGCTGAGCGGCAAGCTGGGGGAGACCCAGGTTGAGATCCCCCTGGCCACCACCCAGACCCTGATGCTGCCCGAGCAGAGCGGTCGCACCCCGCACCTGGGGCGCTATGAGGTGATCCGCGAGATCGGCCGCGGTGCCATGGGGGTGGTCTACCTGGGGCGGGACCCCCGTATCGCCCGTACGGTGGCGATCAAGACCCTCACCTACGACCAGTTTGAAAGCTCGCGCATCAAGGAGATGAAGTCCCGCTTTTTCCGTGAGGCGGAGGCCGCCGGGCGTCTTAACCACCCCAGCATCGTCACCATCTTTGACATGGGGGAGGAGCAGAACCTCGCCTTCATCGCCATGGACTACGCCAAGGGGGAACCCCTTAACCGCCACTGCAAGGGGGGTAGCCTGCTGCCGGTGCGCACGGTCTACCGCATCGTGGCCGAGGTGGCCGACGCCCTCAGCTATGCCCACCGGCACCAGATCGTGCATCGCGACATCAAGCCCGGCAACATCATGTTCGACGCCGACAGCGGCGAGGTGAAAGTGACCGACTTCGGAATCGCCCGCATCAGCGACGACTCCCAGACCAAAACCGGCAGCATCCTCGGCAGCCCGCTCTACATGTCCCCCGAACAGATCAAGGGGGCCAAGGTCAGCGGCACTGCCGACATCTACAGCCTGGGGGTCACCTTCTACCAACTGCTGACCGGTGAGGTGCCCTTCAACGGCGACAACCTCGTCAACCTCACCCACCAGATCATCAACAGCAAGTACAAAAGCGTGCGCAGCCACCGCAGCGACCTACCGGCGAGTGCGACCCGCATCGTCAATAAGGCGCTGCAGAAAGAGGCCGGCAAGCGTTACCAGGACGCGGCCGAGATGGCCGAGGCCCTGCGCAAATCCCTCACCAAAGAGTTCGTCCGCGAACCCGCCTGA
- a CDS encoding rhodanese-like domain-containing protein — protein MSRLIHLMALLASVLAFNAVALESPFKVIGATTINVHQARQLFDAGAVFVDVRSDRQWRWGHIKGARHLELRRDFGKLFYPGYLNRDTPLVIYCNDLDCKRSAFASYLAARWGYTQVYYFRDGYYSWLAWDMPIQTQRSDERFDWAER, from the coding sequence ATGAGCAGATTGATCCACCTGATGGCGCTGCTGGCCAGCGTGCTTGCCTTCAATGCGGTAGCGCTGGAGTCCCCCTTCAAGGTGATCGGGGCAACCACCATCAACGTCCACCAGGCCAGGCAGTTGTTCGATGCGGGGGCGGTTTTCGTTGATGTGCGCAGCGATCGCCAGTGGCGCTGGGGGCATATCAAAGGGGCCCGCCATCTGGAGCTGCGGCGAGATTTCGGTAAATTGTTTTATCCCGGCTACCTGAACCGGGACACCCCTTTAGTGATCTACTGTAATGATCTCGACTGCAAACGCAGTGCCTTTGCCAGTTATCTGGCGGCCCGCTGGGGGTACACCCAGGTGTACTATTTCCGCGACGGCTATTACTCATGGCTGGCTTGGGATATGCCGATCCAGACCCAGCGCAGCGATGAGCGTTTCGACTGGGCCGAGCGATAG
- a CDS encoding EscU/YscU/HrcU family type III secretion system export apparatus switch protein yields MKQPPEQPPARAVALQYDGEHAPHLSAKGEGDLAEQIIAIAREHKIPLYENPELVRLLAQLDLGEEIPHNLYLCIAQLIAFAYRVQGKVPPGWTEPAAS; encoded by the coding sequence ATGAAGCAACCTCCCGAACAGCCCCCCGCCCGTGCCGTCGCCCTCCAGTACGACGGCGAGCATGCCCCCCACCTGTCGGCCAAAGGTGAGGGCGACCTGGCCGAGCAGATCATCGCCATTGCGCGTGAACACAAGATACCTCTCTACGAAAACCCCGAGCTGGTAAGGTTGCTGGCCCAGCTGGACCTGGGGGAGGAGATTCCACACAACCTCTACCTGTGCATCGCCCAGCTGATTGCGTTTGCCTATCGCGTTCAAGGTAAGGTCCCCCCCGGTTGGACAGAGCCCGCAGCATCCTGA
- a CDS encoding c-type cytochrome, giving the protein MGLRTVIGVKGWLILLACLLPLATSVEGATEAAVETTYLKLMRMAELGDAQAQNLVGVMLLYGEGVDRDYERSHAWFHESAEQGHFVAARNLGIFHSGILPGLPEIFVDTQESNLWFSLAAASLANPERAELTGDVYELILQEKMTPQAQDETDYQFGERIYLGLCAGCHGFNGWGVHEGVPSFAQHDRLNKDDSELVRSVLYGLGNMPAWEDSFSVWESYKVVAYIRERFILRGDTIPPRPGVATVDNPGELQKGERAYFTFCAGCHGFSGIAYYRNSPSFALGDRMDKPDWELIRSISNGKGQMPGWEGKLEDSTLESLMKYIRTLKPKFDSGLVNHLRESPAYYFRFRPRGEEGSGEDWGWMRR; this is encoded by the coding sequence ATGGGGTTACGCACAGTAATCGGAGTGAAGGGTTGGTTGATCTTGCTGGCCTGTCTGTTGCCGCTGGCCACCTCCGTAGAAGGAGCAACGGAGGCGGCGGTCGAAACCACCTACCTTAAACTCATGCGCATGGCTGAGCTGGGCGATGCCCAGGCGCAAAACCTGGTGGGGGTGATGCTCCTTTATGGTGAGGGGGTTGATCGTGACTACGAACGCAGCCATGCCTGGTTTCACGAGTCCGCCGAGCAGGGTCACTTCGTGGCAGCACGAAACCTGGGTATTTTCCACAGTGGCATTTTACCGGGGCTCCCGGAAATTTTCGTTGACACCCAGGAGAGCAATCTCTGGTTCAGCCTGGCGGCGGCCAGTCTTGCCAACCCGGAGCGAGCCGAGTTAACCGGTGACGTCTATGAGCTTATTCTTCAGGAAAAGATGACGCCCCAGGCCCAGGATGAAACCGACTATCAATTTGGTGAGCGTATCTATCTGGGGCTTTGCGCGGGCTGTCATGGGTTTAATGGGTGGGGGGTCCATGAAGGGGTGCCCTCCTTTGCCCAGCACGATCGCCTTAATAAAGACGACTCCGAGTTGGTGCGTTCGGTCCTCTATGGGTTGGGCAATATGCCGGCCTGGGAGGATAGCTTTTCCGTCTGGGAAAGCTATAAGGTAGTGGCCTATATCCGTGAACGCTTCATTCTCCGCGGCGATACCATTCCACCCCGTCCGGGAGTGGCCACTGTGGATAACCCTGGCGAGCTCCAGAAGGGGGAGCGCGCCTATTTCACCTTCTGTGCCGGTTGCCACGGATTTAGCGGTATCGCCTACTACCGTAACTCACCCTCGTTTGCGCTGGGTGACCGAATGGATAAACCCGACTGGGAGTTAATCCGGAGTATCTCCAATGGTAAAGGACAGATGCCGGGTTGGGAGGGGAAACTTGAGGATTCCACCCTGGAATCGTTGATGAAGTATATCCGTACCCTGAAACCCAAATTTGACTCCGGTCTGGTGAACCACCTGCGGGAGTCTCCTGCCTACTATTTTCGCTTTCGTCCGCGGGGCGAAGAGGGGAGCGGGGAGGACTGGGGTTGGATGAGGCGCTAG
- a CDS encoding flagellar hook-length control protein FliK — protein MPTPPANHHKTDTPPRPSNDPVARLLEAIRERSPPQLAVIVKSIQSYLPGKEPVIELTRDPSLLIRALVAGKELLLATRQLPPPNQPLVLVIRDGKLSLELQPNPPAAIRQSPLHQQLQQLAPFIQRPLLSSIGQLLEQYPQLQARQSSPLSQTAQQAVERLLNQLPTPARLSSPEAVRSQLANSGLQLESRMALLSIANTATTPAAPPSNTTTNISGDLKGLLLNALQALGSSAAGTSEGGRTLLQWLQQLSPAARAGTATPYDSAPRASTLPPFPQFASISGIRSDAPATSAELSVTSLALQLASAAARIQTQQIQSLIQQQAPSADPNAPINTWFYELPIRNGQQLDSIQLLIEQYAQRDKKKERADKELRWQINLAFEVAPLAPFQALLSLVDNRAAITLWADAPQTLQLLGAHLGELRSALTSAGLEVEELRCKRGLPPPRETRLERSLVDIHT, from the coding sequence TTGCCTACCCCTCCCGCCAACCACCACAAAACCGACACCCCGCCACGCCCCTCTAATGACCCGGTTGCACGCCTGCTGGAGGCGATCCGGGAGCGCTCGCCACCGCAACTGGCCGTGATCGTCAAATCGATCCAAAGCTACCTGCCCGGCAAAGAGCCGGTGATCGAACTGACCCGGGATCCGAGCCTGCTGATTCGCGCCCTGGTGGCGGGCAAGGAGCTGCTGCTGGCTACCCGTCAGCTGCCGCCCCCCAACCAGCCGCTGGTACTGGTGATTCGCGACGGCAAGCTGAGCCTGGAGCTGCAGCCCAACCCGCCCGCCGCCATCCGCCAGAGCCCGCTGCACCAGCAGCTTCAGCAACTGGCGCCCTTTATCCAGCGGCCTTTACTCAGCTCTATCGGGCAACTGCTTGAACAGTACCCACAACTCCAGGCCCGGCAATCCTCCCCCCTGAGCCAAACGGCGCAGCAGGCGGTGGAACGACTGCTCAACCAGCTACCCACCCCTGCCCGCCTAAGCTCACCCGAAGCGGTGCGCAGCCAGCTGGCCAACAGTGGCCTGCAACTGGAGTCGCGCATGGCGCTGCTCAGTATAGCCAATACCGCCACCACCCCGGCTGCGCCTCCCTCCAATACCACCACCAACATCAGTGGCGACCTCAAAGGACTTCTGCTCAATGCCTTACAGGCACTGGGCAGCTCAGCGGCCGGCACCAGCGAGGGGGGGCGCACCCTGTTGCAGTGGCTACAACAACTATCGCCGGCCGCCAGGGCCGGCACCGCCACCCCCTACGACAGTGCTCCCCGGGCCAGCACGCTTCCGCCCTTTCCCCAGTTCGCATCGATCTCGGGTATCCGTTCCGATGCACCGGCCACCAGCGCTGAACTCTCGGTCACGAGCCTCGCCCTGCAGCTGGCTTCGGCCGCGGCCCGCATCCAGACCCAGCAGATCCAGAGCCTGATCCAGCAACAGGCACCCTCGGCGGATCCTAACGCACCCATCAACACCTGGTTCTACGAGCTGCCCATCCGTAACGGGCAGCAGCTGGACAGTATTCAGCTGCTGATTGAGCAGTATGCCCAGCGTGACAAGAAAAAAGAGCGCGCCGACAAGGAGCTCCGCTGGCAGATCAACCTGGCCTTTGAAGTCGCCCCACTGGCGCCCTTTCAGGCCCTGCTAAGCCTGGTCGACAACCGTGCCGCCATCACCCTATGGGCAGATGCACCGCAAACCCTACAGCTCCTGGGGGCCCACCTGGGCGAGTTAAGAAGCGCGTTAACCAGCGCTGGACTGGAGGTGGAGGAGCTACGCTGCAAGCGGGGGTTGCCTCCTCCCAGGGAGACCCGCCTGGAGCGATCCCTGGTGGATATTCATACCTAG
- the ccmA gene encoding cytochrome c biogenesis heme-transporting ATPase CcmA, translating into MNPFLQVRQLGCERDERVLFSALDFDLSAGDILQIEGPNGSGKTTMLRALCGLSADFEGEISWRGTSIKDDRESYFSELLYAGHSVGVKAQLTPQENLAWYCGLHVSVTDEEVNEALEKVGLFGFEDVPCHSLSAGQQRRVALARLHLARQPLWILDEPFTAIDKAGVAALEQLLVRHAEKGGAIILTTHHDLAMVYPDLRRISLATREQ; encoded by the coding sequence TTGAACCCCTTTCTACAAGTGCGCCAGCTGGGATGTGAGCGAGACGAGCGGGTATTGTTCAGCGCTCTGGATTTCGACCTCAGCGCGGGCGATATCCTGCAGATCGAAGGCCCCAATGGCAGCGGGAAAACCACCATGCTGCGAGCGCTCTGTGGCCTGTCCGCCGATTTCGAGGGTGAGATCAGCTGGCGTGGAACCTCCATTAAGGATGACCGTGAAAGCTATTTCAGCGAGCTGCTTTACGCCGGCCACAGTGTTGGGGTGAAGGCCCAGCTGACCCCGCAGGAGAACCTTGCCTGGTACTGCGGTCTGCATGTGAGTGTGACCGACGAGGAGGTCAATGAGGCCCTCGAAAAGGTGGGGCTCTTCGGGTTTGAAGATGTGCCCTGTCACAGTCTCTCGGCCGGCCAGCAGCGACGGGTCGCCCTGGCGCGCCTGCATCTGGCCAGACAGCCCCTGTGGATTCTCGATGAGCCCTTTACCGCCATTGATAAAGCGGGGGTGGCGGCCCTGGAGCAGTTGCTGGTCCGGCACGCCGAAAAGGGCGGTGCCATCATCCTCACCACCCACCACGACCTGGCCATGGTCTACCCAGATCTCAGGCGCATCAGCCTTGCCACTCGGGAGCAGTAG
- the ccmB gene encoding heme exporter protein CcmB, with product MEINSKPSLWQSCVMVLKRDLRLALRNQSDLVNPLIFFVMVATLFPLGVTPDKEFLSQIATGIIWVAALLATLLSLDAMFRSDYDDGSLEQLLLSPYPLYLLVLAKVTSHWIVSGLLLTLLFPLLAIVLFLPWEGYPAMLASLLLGTPLLSLIGAIGAALTVGLKKGGVLLSLLILPLYIPVLIFGTGAVGAAINGTPYIGHLLWLGVFLVMAITLAPFAIAAALRVSIAG from the coding sequence ATGGAAATAAACTCCAAGCCCAGTTTATGGCAGTCCTGTGTCATGGTGCTCAAGCGTGATCTGCGCCTGGCGTTACGCAACCAGAGCGACCTGGTTAACCCGCTGATCTTTTTTGTGATGGTCGCGACCCTGTTTCCCCTGGGGGTGACGCCGGATAAAGAGTTCCTGTCCCAGATCGCGACCGGAATTATCTGGGTGGCGGCCCTGCTGGCTACCCTATTATCGCTGGATGCGATGTTTCGTTCCGATTATGATGACGGCTCGCTGGAACAGCTGTTGCTGAGTCCCTATCCGTTGTACCTGCTGGTACTGGCCAAGGTGACCAGCCACTGGATTGTCAGCGGGCTACTGTTGACGTTGTTGTTCCCCCTGCTCGCCATCGTGCTGTTTCTGCCCTGGGAGGGGTATCCTGCCATGTTGGCGAGCCTGTTGCTGGGTACGCCGCTGTTGAGCCTGATTGGGGCGATCGGGGCGGCCCTGACCGTGGGGCTGAAGAAAGGAGGGGTGTTGCTCTCCCTGCTGATTTTGCCGCTCTATATCCCGGTGCTTATTTTTGGCACCGGTGCCGTAGGGGCGGCGATCAATGGTACCCCCTATATTGGGCACCTGTTGTGGTTGGGGGTGTTTCTGGTGATGGCGATAACACTGGCCCCCTTTGCAATAGCGGCGGCGCTGCGGGTGAGCATCGCCGGATAG
- a CDS encoding heme ABC transporter permease: MNWTWFHKMGSPKWFYDITDKWMFWLGLASAVLLAVAMVWGLAFAPADYQQGNSYRIIFVHVPSAFLAQACYIMMAVAGAIGLIWKMKLADMAAKVSAPIGASFTILALLTGAIWGKPTWGTWWVWDARLTSMLLLLFLYFGYMALQSAFDNEATASKASSILALVGLVNIPIIKYSVEWWNTLHQPATLTLTERPAMATEMLIPLLLSIAAFYCFFTLVFLMRLRTEVLIRENRTNWVKKIVQPDV, translated from the coding sequence ATGAACTGGACTTGGTTTCACAAAATGGGCTCGCCCAAGTGGTTTTACGACATCACCGACAAGTGGATGTTCTGGCTGGGGCTGGCCAGTGCGGTGCTGCTGGCGGTAGCGATGGTGTGGGGGCTGGCCTTTGCCCCCGCCGACTACCAGCAGGGAAATAGCTACCGGATCATCTTTGTCCATGTCCCCTCCGCCTTCCTGGCTCAGGCCTGCTACATCATGATGGCGGTCGCCGGTGCCATTGGCCTGATCTGGAAGATGAAACTGGCCGATATGGCCGCCAAGGTGAGCGCCCCCATCGGTGCCTCCTTTACCATTCTGGCGCTGCTGACCGGTGCCATCTGGGGCAAGCCCACCTGGGGTACCTGGTGGGTGTGGGATGCACGCCTGACCTCCATGTTGCTGCTGCTGTTTCTCTACTTCGGTTATATGGCGCTGCAGTCGGCTTTCGATAACGAGGCGACTGCCTCCAAGGCCAGCTCTATCCTGGCGTTGGTGGGGCTGGTCAATATCCCCATCATCAAGTACTCGGTGGAGTGGTGGAACACCCTGCACCAGCCAGCGACCCTGACCCTGACCGAACGGCCCGCGATGGCAACGGAGATGCTGATCCCCCTGTTGTTGTCGATTGCCGCCTTTTACTGCTTTTTTACCCTGGTATTCCTCATGCGACTGCGTACCGAGGTGCTGATTCGTGAAAATCGCACCAACTGGGTGAAGAAAATTGTTCAACCTGATGTCTGA
- the ccmD gene encoding heme exporter protein CcmD, with amino-acid sequence MYFDSFASFIEMGGHGPYVWVCYAITALVVIFNVWSPLRIRKSFIADMKRRMRREAKQS; translated from the coding sequence ATGTATTTTGACAGCTTCGCGAGCTTTATCGAGATGGGTGGACATGGCCCCTATGTGTGGGTCTGCTATGCCATCACGGCGCTGGTGGTGATCTTCAACGTCTGGAGTCCGCTGCGCATTCGCAAGAGTTTTATCGCTGATATGAAGCGCCGTATGCGCAGAGAGGCCAAACAATCATGA
- the ccmE gene encoding cytochrome c maturation protein CcmE, with product MNPIRKKRLIIVLFLVFGVAAAVGLALVALQQNINLFFSPTQIAEGEAPVGQRIRGGGLVVAGSVNRDTQSLKVHFEITDGAKSVPVEYVGILPDLFREGQGIVAQGAMREDGVFEAVEVLAKHDENYMPPEVQEAIDKAGHPTKSTES from the coding sequence ATGAATCCTATCCGTAAAAAACGCCTGATAATCGTTCTGTTCCTGGTTTTTGGGGTGGCAGCCGCCGTGGGGCTGGCTCTGGTGGCGCTGCAACAGAACATTAATCTGTTTTTTTCTCCAACGCAGATCGCCGAGGGCGAGGCCCCGGTCGGTCAGCGCATTCGTGGTGGCGGCCTGGTGGTAGCCGGTAGCGTTAACCGTGACACCCAGAGCCTGAAGGTGCATTTCGAGATTACCGACGGTGCCAAGAGTGTGCCGGTCGAGTATGTAGGTATCCTCCCCGACCTGTTTCGTGAGGGACAGGGCATCGTTGCCCAGGGCGCGATGCGTGAAGACGGAGTCTTCGAGGCGGTAGAGGTGCTGGCCAAGCACGATGAAAACTATATGCCGCCCGAGGTGCAGGAAGCCATCGATAAGGCAGGTCACCCGACCAAATCCACCGAAAGCTAG